From Thalassotalea psychrophila:
GTACCTGTACATAGGGTTGCTTAATTAATTGAATGCGGAGATATTAATATCTAAATGCAAGACTTGCTCGCAAGAACTGATCCCCTAAAATATCTTTACCTATATGCAGTTTACTCGTGTAAAAATAGCTTTTATACGCATTATTCAATGTGAATTCTAGCTCATGTGAACGTTTGTAACTATTCTTAGGTGGTAGAAAATTATTCTCAGCTGTTTCTATATCGGCTGTTCGATACATAATTTGTAATTGCGATTTCTGATCAATATTATAATCGATTCGTAAACTCCAAGATGTACCACCGTTTTCTTCATCTGCTGGCTTTATATCACCCCACCAATGGCCCATTCTAGTGCCATCGTTTGTATAGCCATCATTATAAATAAAGTGGGTATACCATTTATGCATAAAGTTTGCGTGTTCAACATTTAAAGATATAGTTTCAGTTAAATAAGGAAAAAATAAACCGTAATTTAAAGCTATGTTGCCTAAGGCTGTATTTTTATGTTGTTTTGTATCTTCCCCTGCATATTCATGATAAAAACTCATTGGCATTTCAAATAACCTAAAATCAAATTTATTGGTAATAGAAGCCATTTGATTGCCAACTTCGGAGTCTCGATCACAATTACTCTGTCCTTCGCCACAGTTATCGCTACTAGCTGGATCTTTGATAGCATTCCATACATCATCAAATGAAATGCTTCTATCACCACCGCCGAACATTAATGTTCGATTAAAGCCAATAGTCCAAAAATCAAGTGGCTGTAAACTACCATGCATGGTAATAAAACCTACCTCGCCACTGGTAAAACCATCGTCAAATAAGATATTTTCTGTATCATCAAGTAAGCCTACTGACATTTCATAGCGAATATTCATCCAATCGAAAGGGGTTGGGTTACTAATGGTAACATTAATAGGTGGCTTAGCTTGAGTAGACAGTAATAACGCACCGTCTTGATGCGGTGACAACCAGTGCTCTTTATAGCCAACATCAACTTGCAACCAATCAAAGCCGAAGCTTAAATAGCTATGGTTTGGAATAAAGTCACCATCTTCATAAAAAGTACCGCCAACGTTAGCAATTATATACTTATTTACTTGCCAAAATGCAGCAGCAGAAACTTGATAATGACTGTCTATTTGCTGTCCACGAGCATTTGCTAATGTCTGATTTTCTTCAAAAGAGTTCGCGCCAGAAAAATTAAAGTGTGTGATTGATGCCTGCTTTTTATATCTTTTTAAATAACTATTGATCCTATAGTGTAAAACTGGATGAGATTCTTCTATCTTAGATAGGTATTCTAATACTGTTGCCGCATGATATGGCTTATTCAATACCGGCATTTTGGCCAAACTTGCCAACCGCTCTATTTCTAGCTCTATTAGGGGATCTGTTTTTAGTGGTAAATAGGGAGAAACGCCGCCTGCAAAAACAGATGCGCTAAAAAACGAGCATGTGAAAATAATTTTTTTTAGTAATTTGAAAAGTATCAAGTACGGAACTCCAGAATCGCTTATATAATTTTTTGCTTGATAAGTTAACAATTATAGTGAGTTATTTTTATAAAGTACTGTTTTTTTGGTTATTTATTCTATTATTTTATGTTCGCATTAGGAGTTTGTTTGCATTTATATTATATTGGGAGACTGTTGCTAGGTATTCAGTAAAAATATTTATTATGTTAATTATCGATAAAGAACTATTTGTTGGGAAAGGGTTTCATCGAGAGTGTTATCAGCACCCACAGGACCATACAAAATGTCTCAAAATAACTTTCAAGCAACCAAAGAAAGGAGGGAAAAAAGGAGTTGCGAAAGCACTAAAGAGAGAAGTGGACCAGTATAAAATTTTAAATAAAAGAATTACTGATTGGAGTATGCTTTCTAATTATTATGGCGAACAAGAAACTAACTTAGGCAAGTGTAGTGTGTTTGAATTAATTAGAGATGATAACGGTCAAGTATCTAGAAGTTTAGAGCAGTATTTACTAGAGCCAAACCTAACTGAAACCGAACTAATTCAAATTAAACAATGTATCCCATTACTTAAAGCTTACCTTATTAAAAATAACATTATTACGCAAAAAATTCTTGCTAGAAATATTGTTTTTCAACGTTCCAATACACCTTTTCTGGTAATAATTGACGATATTGGTAACTCAGATTTTCTTCCTTTAGCTAACTATGTAAAAACCGTTGGGGAGAAAAAAATAAACAGAATATTCTCCCGTTTTATTAAGCATTTAAAAAATACCTATATTACAGAGCGATCTCCCAAGAAAGTTAATGAAATGCTACGCTCATTGTAGTTTTTTTCCATTAAAGTCATTTAGATAATCAACAACTCTTTTGCTTGCTTTACCATCAGTACTGCCAACGAATTTTTCACAAAAATCATTTTTTATATTTATGTCAGAGCCTGCTAGGGATAATTTTTTATCAATGGCAGTTTTTAGGTGTTTAAAATGTAATACTGGCTCTGAAATCTGTTCGTAGAATAAGAAATCATCGCTCATTCTTTTAAAGTATCTGTACTTCAATGGGCCTCTATAATTCCATTTTAGTTTTAAAAATTTACATAAAATTATTGGTTTATTTAGAGATAAAAACTCTAAAATTGTCGAAGAGGTGTCACTTACTAATATATCACTACTCTTCATGAATGGAATAATATTAAACTCTATTTCTTGTGACAGATAAACATTGTCAAATTGAGACCAAGTTAATAATTTATCCTTGTGTTTTTTATATTTTTCTTGGCTTAAAGAAAACTGATGAGGCTTGATTAATATATTATAGTCACTAAATACACTCGGCCAGTTATCAGGAAACTTTTCCAGGCTACTAGGATTAAATGTGGGAGCATAAAGTATTGTTTTTTTATTTGGATCTAAACCTAATTTTATTAAATCTAGTCCTTGCTCGGTATGATTAAAAAGAGGATCTAATTTACTGTAACCCACATCAACAAAATGATCCTTAGGGAACAAGCTTTCTAGTTTTTTTAATCTAAACTGTCCTTCAACAAACCTAACTGTCATTGAAGTGTTTGATATACCGTAATAGGCTCTTTTAGGACCAATACCATGACCAAGTTGCGCTGATTTTGTGAATTTGTGCAATACTTTTAAGAATTTATATCGATTTCCAAAAATAACCCAATCAATAGTCTTATCCTTATAAATATCTAAAGCCTTTTCACTCGACTCAACCCAAGTGGTCGTCAGGTTATATTGATCAATAATCTTATTTTGTAAATCATCATTATTACTAAAATAGAATACAAAAGTCACTTCGTGACCTTTTTGTATCAACTCTTGATAAACAGGTAAATAACCAGGCAGATAATATAAGTGTCTTACATCAAAAATGACTTTCATAATATTTTAAGCACTTATCCCCAAGAAGAGTAGTTGCTCTTCCGGCTAGCAAATCTAGGTAATATTAACCCAAGGATTAACCCCAGAACTAAAACTCCTGCACCATAAGTAAACCAAGTAAGCTTTATATCTAAATCTTTTTCATCTAACTCGCTGCTTACTTGCTCAAACTTTTGGGTGGTTTCTTTATTTTCTTTTGTTATTTGTAAGTTCTGCTGCTTTAAAGTATTGAGTTGTTTGTTGGTTTCACTCATTTTGCTTTGTAGGTTACCAAGTTGTGCTGTTTTGTCGGCTAATTCTTCATTGAGCTCGGCTAATACAACTCGTAATCCTGGTGTGGCAGATATATATTTAGCATCTACCCAGCCTTTGCGATTCTGCACATCTTGTACTTGTTGGTACTCATTTTCGACAGCACCTAACAATTGTACTTCTTCACCAGCGTTAATGCTGCCTAGAATACGGTACTGAGTGCCAGGCCCTGAATGAAAGTAGATAAATAAATCATCACTAATAAATGCTGTTTTATTTTCAAGACTTTCTTGTGCTATTGCTGAGCAAGAAATTGTAAGGATCAATAGGCTAATTATTTTTTGAATAGTGTTCATTACTGACTTCTAAATGATGGTAAAAAATACGGTAATTATTAACTTTAAATATTAGGTGTTTGTGCAAGGGATAGCAAGATTAACTCACTGCATCGGTGCTTATTTTTTGATTTAATTAGTAATTATATTGGTGTAATTGAAAAATTGTTCAATTTTTGATTGAAAGGCTTATCAAGCTTTTGTATGGTTAACAATTGACTAACTATATTATGAGAATGTAAACACACTTTAATGGACACTGAAATAGAACTGAAATATTTAGTTTTAGGTGACAATATACCTGCTGTTATTACTAACCTTTTAACCCAATTAAAACATCCGTTTTCTTGCGAAACTAAAACTCTTGCTAACTGTTATTTTGACACCCCAGACTTAGCGCTCAGAAAGGCTGACATTGGCTTGCGTATTCGCCAAAATAATAAAGGTGAAATTGAGCAAACAATTAAAACTGCAGGAGTTACTGTTGGTGGATTGCATCAGCGACCCGAATATAATATTACTTTAGAGTCTGCCGATGTTAATTTAACTTTATTTAACCAAGAAATATGGCCAACTGGTTTTGATGTTAAATCAGTGCAAGAACAACTCTCGCCATTGTTTGAAACTAACTTTAAGCGTATGACTTGGTTAATCACTATGCCTGATAACAGTCAAATCGAGCTAGCATTTGATCAAGGTGAAGTTCGCTCAAGTCAGAGTAGCGAGGCTATTAATGAAATAGAGTTAGAGTTAGTTAGTGGCAATGAAAATTCAATTTTTACTCTTGCTCATTCGCTAATATCTGTAATTGAAATACGACCTGGTACTTTAAGTAAAGCGGCAAGGGGATACGGTTT
This genomic window contains:
- a CDS encoding capsule assembly Wzi family protein; the protein is MILFKLLKKIIFTCSFFSASVFAGGVSPYLPLKTDPLIELEIERLASLAKMPVLNKPYHAATVLEYLSKIEESHPVLHYRINSYLKRYKKQASITHFNFSGANSFEENQTLANARGQQIDSHYQVSAAAFWQVNKYIIANVGGTFYEDGDFIPNHSYLSFGFDWLQVDVGYKEHWLSPHQDGALLLSTQAKPPINVTISNPTPFDWMNIRYEMSVGLLDDTENILFDDGFTSGEVGFITMHGSLQPLDFWTIGFNRTLMFGGGDRSISFDDVWNAIKDPASSDNCGEGQSNCDRDSEVGNQMASITNKFDFRLFEMPMSFYHEYAGEDTKQHKNTALGNIALNYGLFFPYLTETISLNVEHANFMHKWYTHFIYNDGYTNDGTRMGHWWGDIKPADEENGGTSWSLRIDYNIDQKSQLQIMYRTADIETAENNFLPPKNSYKRSHELEFTLNNAYKSYFYTSKLHIGKDILGDQFLRASLAFRY
- a CDS encoding YrbL family protein, whose product is MLIIDKELFVGKGFHRECYQHPQDHTKCLKITFKQPKKGGKKGVAKALKREVDQYKILNKRITDWSMLSNYYGEQETNLGKCSVFELIRDDNGQVSRSLEQYLLEPNLTETELIQIKQCIPLLKAYLIKNNIITQKILARNIVFQRSNTPFLVIIDDIGNSDFLPLANYVKTVGEKKINRIFSRFIKHLKNTYITERSPKKVNEMLRSL
- a CDS encoding CDP-glycerol glycerophosphotransferase family protein; translation: MKVIFDVRHLYYLPGYLPVYQELIQKGHEVTFVFYFSNNDDLQNKIIDQYNLTTTWVESSEKALDIYKDKTIDWVIFGNRYKFLKVLHKFTKSAQLGHGIGPKRAYYGISNTSMTVRFVEGQFRLKKLESLFPKDHFVDVGYSKLDPLFNHTEQGLDLIKLGLDPNKKTILYAPTFNPSSLEKFPDNWPSVFSDYNILIKPHQFSLSQEKYKKHKDKLLTWSQFDNVYLSQEIEFNIIPFMKSSDILVSDTSSTILEFLSLNKPIILCKFLKLKWNYRGPLKYRYFKRMSDDFLFYEQISEPVLHFKHLKTAIDKKLSLAGSDINIKNDFCEKFVGSTDGKASKRVVDYLNDFNGKKLQ
- a CDS encoding TIGR04211 family SH3 domain-containing protein, whose product is MNTIQKIISLLILTISCSAIAQESLENKTAFISDDLFIYFHSGPGTQYRILGSINAGEEVQLLGAVENEYQQVQDVQNRKGWVDAKYISATPGLRVVLAELNEELADKTAQLGNLQSKMSETNKQLNTLKQQNLQITKENKETTQKFEQVSSELDEKDLDIKLTWFTYGAGVLVLGLILGLILPRFASRKSNYSSWG